The genomic interval catacaaatttgaatctagtaagaaaggtcgtgaattaaatttaactttctaggGGACTACAAAAGCATCAAAATAcgtacctaagtggtaaagggttaataataggAAAACTGTGACAAAACCATGTGGGCACTCAAAAAGCTTGGATAATCAATTTTTAAAAACCTTAACAGTTTGATTAAATGTTTTTCTACACAAAGGGCACTGTTTGTCCAACTTTCTGGCACAGCTGCAACAACACACCATGTGTCCACATGGAACCAAGACAACATTCCTGGCTTTGTCCATACATATCACACAATCTGAAAGAAAGAAACACAAGCTTGAAAGAAGAGCAAGGcgtatgataaaaaacaattttcaGGTATCACATTCAAGGTTTTTCTTATAATATTAGctttatacattaaattaatatacTTAAGATACATATATGATTTTATGATACATAATCTATCACTATTACTGTATATACAGAAATTTACATGTCCAGTTCTtgtcaaaattgaaaattaatgCTTATCGCATTTAAAGCAAATCAATGCTTTGTGAGGGtatttattcattatgaaaaAACATACAAGTAATTCTATTTGATTCACAACActcaaatgaaatataaattttgtCATATTCTTGATCAGTTTAGTTTTAAAGCCCTTATTACACTATCTGAAAGTAAAACCTAATTCATTTATGCCTATTcttgaaattgtttaaaaaacattttcaattacACTAAGTGTTTAATTATTCCTGTTCTTCGTTGGAGCTTGGGGCGCTGATATCTTTATCGCATCTACTAAACCCCTCATGAGCTGCATCCGCTCTTCATGCCTCCTCTCTTTCTCTCTGAGCTTGGTCGACTATAAAGCTCTGTAACATCTGCACCATTTGCTGACTACCTGAGACTTTAGACGTAGACTTTTTCGCTGGATGTTTATTTTTGTCGCTGTCTTCTTCACTACTTGACCTTTTTTTTTGTAAGTTCCATCTGGTCATCTTCACTACTTTCTTCgacttgactggcagatgacattGTTTTTACAGGCGTCATGACCGGATCTTTTGCAAATATCTCGTCCAATTCATTTTCAAACAGGTAGGTCTTAAGACTACTACCTGATTTAGCATTGTGTGCTTTAATGTTTTTGTAGGCCCTTATTAGGGTCTTCCACCTTCCACTGACTTGTTCAGCTGAAAAATTGTAACCCTTTTCTCTCATTTCTTCCGATATCTTTTCCCACATACTTTTTTTCCTAAGTTTGCCCTGTGAAACTTTTGCCTCAAGCAACTGATAGGACCTAATCAGTAGTTGCGTTTGGGCCTTGTTCCACACCTGGTTATTGTTAGTGTCATTACCTTCTTCAGAAAACACACTTTGTGCTGGACTTTTCTGGTTTGTGACACACGCATGGGTTTTGAAAACATCCATATCTGTGAAGAAACATTCACAGTCTTCACATTGGAACATGGTCTTTGAACTGCTCAAAAATGTTCAATCTCTTGGACAAACTTCCCTGAAGAGAGAGAGAAAATAGCAATGACAATTATAGTTGTGCGAAAAATAAAGACaatacagtgccccagataagctgcgtatctgagtctttcaccctattaaaatgttttaagaaataCAATCTCATGCGAATAAAAAACTCAACCAAATTGAACTTTACGCAAActcgtcaaatttgatgcgtacgatacaatagcttcgatcgaaaatgctttgctcatttacggtattttctctttgtaaTTTATTATCGTAAcacggcgacgctttcattcagcaaaaCCAGGATGACGtagcaggaaaacagtcaaagatATTCAAACACCCTGCTTAACtcaattttattgttaaataaagcgtctgaccaaatttttACAACGACAAACATCCGTTTTCAATCTTACTTAATCCATCGCTCATTGTACATGAAGTTGTAAAGCATCTGTACTTCCAATTTATAttacaatgcgaaataaaaatgttttaaagagGTCGAAGACATCTGTGATTGTTGCACCAAAATACCAGTCAATCACAAACTTGTTCGaaccaaaagaaaacaagagccaataagtgcccaAACATTCCtgttatcgattttgtttaaatgtttgacagttaaaaagatgtcagttaacatcagttttttattttaagtttaaagtttatattatggaatGTTTCAATGATTaaattttttatgaaacatcaatttatttagttcattgagaAAATTTACAGTTGTAACCAATAATTACACGTGTGCAGTTTCAACAGAGGTAAAGTAGTAATGATATTacggtatgcatttttataattcattttatcctatttcaagaatgaaatcgcCCTATTGTTCAAAATCAATGGATGAAACCCCTATTTCCTAAATTATTCTCTGGGGCACTGACAATACTAGAACAATAGGCCCATGAGAGCCTTATTGCTCTACTGGCTCGTGTAGTTAAAGTTTAACCATTCACTTTTTACTGACTAGATGACTTAAATCGACATCACGCCATGACAAAAGCTCTTCTGGCACTTTGTGTCCAGTGTTGCTATAAAATTTTCTATTGTTTGATAATCagaattaatacttataaatatgTCTACGTCGTCGATTCACTAAATATTTGTGACTTGGATTTCTTTTCTTTTCACCAAAAAGTCATTTGGTACATATCTGTAGATCTAAAACTAATGAAATGGAAACGAAAACAAATCCACCCTACTAATTGTATGGAACGGATCGAAACTGTTTGGGGACACAGAAATTGTCGACAGTTTATAATcataatgatataaataacaCAACGTTAAAGGTCTCAAAATATACGGCAATATAATATATCGTTTATTCAAATATGAGCATACCTTTCTGACACTGGTGGTCACGGGCAGACTctaatgtgtaaaaaaaaacaccgCAATTGCACTTGTATAATATCTTCGAAGCACATGGTGACGCCATCTTTGTTCCGACTGTTCCTCCTATTTCGCGGGCACAGATTTTACATGTCCGGAACATTGTTCTTAAGCGTTCGTAACAAGGAACAGCTGTGAATCACATCCAGAACACGGTTACGAGCGCACCCTATGTgattataggaggttttggggattccgataatgacgtcacgtttgcgcatgctcaaattttggccgtcaaaactgcggccattctgctattgtttgcattgatgaagcgcatcgtgataacgttacaaacatattcgcgacccttttgaagaacaaaaaatactcagaaattgaaattctttcagattaaattgaatccaatgaacgaacacaaataaggacgaaaacaaacaacaaattgtttgattttatgttatcaacatatagaaactgatttgaacctatttgtctgtaaaaacttaccttgttacagattaactaaatcctcttgataaatgttaatgtttttttatttaattgttcacaccaattttgacactctttgtttcagcattttaaccctgtgtttaattgcccctttctttatcacaaaccaattatctcgatatTATAGGATaatgtccagacaattactaagaaaacaatgtgtcataaacccagggacctatacttgtatgactctgtatggggtctctgcataaaccacatgtgtctggtcattaaacacaatttatgatacctccatgtcatctctcgacgtactaagtcaaaaacttaacagttgctttaataaaatatttgaacatatttaaaaatagacatttgtccgaaatggattaacagctagaaactattaagtatatatattagccagtttaaacataataataaagtgtttaataactatacatttaaaatattgtacacatttactgctacacaactaacgtatttaacgggtacctgcaaatgtaaactctgctataatgtgtaaagatcgtgcgttactgcagtgttcgaaacatcatcatgaaaacaagctatcgcgtttggtcattatagggatataaaatacttgcgttaaataaattaaatgtgtagattaatggtatcataaaatgctagatttgtatcgcccattatcactacagacgagttttcaataaacgtgtacatgcaaagacagttcaatttgcaaaatatgcaggtatttttttcaatttgaatgcttaaatttattaatattttcattcaatgttaacgaaacgaaaattcattcaatgtaaaagaaaatttaaaatatatttcaagattgaagtgtattgagctattttagggctttgttttataactgattcaatgcacccctcACACTAAATTTCAATACCGGatgaaaataacactatcgcatccacaccacttataataatattcaaattgttatatgttttcttatttttgaaatatcatttattcttattttaaaaaagaatacgggtatttatagttttgttttgtgaaattgtaagtattaagtcttccgacgacctttactctgatacaatgcaattggccgcgatcaagaagttgacggccaatctatttttagtaacggaaaacccctcttgtgacgtcacacaaaaacctcctatataaaacaattgacaaatgtacacaactgagtctatatattctaaacatcaccagaactttTGTCCAGCGGTGAGCAATCCATTTGAatactttgtatttttcattgtttttctaaataaggcgccattTTGTCTCATTGTTATGACATTTGGTAAATGACGTCATGTATCGTTTTCATTTCTtggtcattatttttggtcagtcacgtcactgaccaattttggtcactggtgcccagaattctggtcattaataaccagaatcttggtcactgcccagaatcttggtcactggcCAGTTTTGGTCATCAGCATTTAACAATTAGTCAAAATAGTGGAGAGTTGAGCTAAAGTCAAGATCTAGAATAGACGTAATTCTTGAGACAgtcattcatttttcgaagtaaatacctATAAGTAATAGTCACATACgttttatagtaataatccaAGGATATGAAGATTGTTTACAAGAAGTAAAACTGCTTTTGGAAgtgtttttaacacttttattgtattatttacataattCTGAATGAAAGCAGAACTGTCTAATTGTGCGTCACATGTGTTAATCCGTGTAAACACTACCCTAGTATAattaccgggaagctggcggttaggaatAACTTACATTGTGTCACTCTCTAACGTgttgtttattgcgattattgtcttcgcacgaataaattattgtttgaacGTTTATTTTCgacttgtgtcatatttcaaaacggatggaacaagcgtaacactatattaacagctatttgaaagctataagtaataaagtatttaaaacggtatacctcaaagcagaggtaAGTTACATTTTGGTGGTACAGCGGTGGGATTGAAGTTTTAAACTCAATCCAGCGATATGAATCCGACGCTTATCTACgcttaaagtgattttttttaattttttataacgCTACCATTTGACACATACAATAttcactttttatgtcccccactatagtagtgggggacatattgtttttgccctgtctgtctgttggtctgtctgtctgtttgcgccaactttaacattttgcaataacttttgctatattgaagatagcaacttcatatttggcatgcatgtgtatcgcatgaagctgcacattttgagtggtgaaaggtcaaggtcatccttcaaggtcagaggtcaaatatatgtggccaaaatcgctcattttatgaatacttttgcaatattgaagatagcaacttgatatttggcatgcatgtgtatctcatggagctgcacattttgagtggtgaaaggtcaaggtcatccttcaaggtcagaggtcaattatatgtggccaaaatcgctcattttatgaatacttttgcaatatt from Dreissena polymorpha isolate Duluth1 chromosome 1, UMN_Dpol_1.0, whole genome shotgun sequence carries:
- the LOC127838006 gene encoding uncharacterized protein LOC127838006, producing MFQCEDCECFFTDMDVFKTHACVTNQKSPAQSVFSEEGNDTNNNQVWNKAQTQLLIRSYQLLEAKVSQGKLRKKSMWEKISEEMREKGYNFSAEQVSGRWKTLIRAYKNIKAHNAKSGSSLKTYLFENELDEIFAKDPVMTPVKTMSSASQVEESSEDDQMELTKKKSTKLREKERRHEERMQLMRGLVDAIKISAPQAPTKNRNN